A region from the Kazachstania africana CBS 2517 chromosome 11, complete genome genome encodes:
- the DDC1 gene encoding Ddc1p (similar to Saccharomyces cerevisiae DDC1 (YPL194W); ancestral locus Anc_6.200): MSFRAVISNADKHNVWYRTVYMLSTINENIKMTITSSELIIWAMNSTDTTLSQIRFSKTFFDEYEFRPYEITFGEEGLQVTADLRGNDYKLYSIEIKGKHLTTISRKPDGDTVTKFIISINNGATCSEALINRLLVTVEMESLIKKEYSPQFAPIRYDPIVIDLKYKRKFLDVFGTSAETTNPEEILDPKLIAVFNDLEQELSLALFNDNVRSELRQHSQLSIEDEINYICCNQTLLKNFIENCNPNITETIKLEINTRKMIITAFMKKINGKDDVILKNALSMSNTISTVDLEHYCIFTVENEAPEGRSGAGRSKEGRKYVDFRLRDFRNFMNLLSSWKLQGNGGVNNINIWFCHPGDPILIEMSRAGVKMQLVQVTEASMVSSKNSMEGAIKKNTSPNPVRPASGNGNMQATNMSPLKSDMENHQDTRVNSRISPLKNVAPPIPVLRSNMPVELPVVRKLFVSENSQEDHEANNVPYTSIAGSIPSNAHEEPNDDNQHDAVDEQDFAIAGRHETTIGWGKRNSSEAFNDASDRVSEADRQMVLRREKAKYLRISDSGDGNEGSHDNDGNEAAQGLGPTQPFKPKGLFD; encoded by the coding sequence ATGTCCTTCAGGGCTGTGATAAGTAATGCAGATAAACACAATGTATGGTATAGGACTGTCTATATGCTATCGAccattaatgaaaatatcaaaatgaCTATAACTTCTTCAGAGTTGATCATTTGGGCAATGAACAGTACGGATACAACACTGTCTCAAATACGGTTCTCcaaaactttttttgatgaatatgAATTCAGACCATACGAGATTACATTTGGAGAAGAGGGATTGCAGGTAACGGCCGATTTAAGAGGTAACGattataaattatattctATTGAGATTAAAGGGAAGCATTTAACTACGATTTCAAGAAAACCGGATGGAGATACTGTCACTAagtttattatttcaataaataacGGCGCTACTTGTTCAGAAGCTCTTATTAATAGATTATTAGTGACCGTGGAAATGGAATCCTTAATTAAGAAAGAATATTCCCCACAGTTTGCGCCCATAAGGTATGATCCCATAGTAATTGATTTAAAATATAAGCGTAAATTTTTAGATGTATTTGGTACTAGTGCTGAAACCACCAAtccagaagaaattttggatCCTAAACTCATTGctgttttcaatgatttggAACAAGAACTTTCCTTGGctttatttaatgataaTGTTCGGTCAGAACTTAGACAACACAGCCAGCTCAGTATcgaagatgaaattaattatATTTGTTGTAATCAGACCCTTTTAAAGaactttattgaaaactgTAATCCAAATATTACCGAAACTATAAAGCTGGAGATAAATACACGAAAGATGATCATAACTGCCTtcatgaagaagataaatggaaaagatgatgtgattttaaaaaatgcCTTGAGTATGAGTAATACTATAAGTACCGTAGATTTAGAGCATTACTGTATTTTTACTGTAGAAAACGAAGCACCTGAGGGAAGAAGCGGCGCAGGTAGATCCAAAGAAGGCAGAAAATATGTCGATTTCAGGCTGAGAGATTTCAGGAATTTTATGAACCTTCTGTCTTCGTGGAAGCTACAAGGCAATGGTGGTGTTAATAACATAAATATTTGGTTTTGTCACCCAGGTGATCCAATATTAATCGAAATGTCTAGAGCCGGTGTCAAAATGCAACTTGTTCAAGTAACTGAGGCTAGTATGGTATCTAGCAAGAACAGTATGGAAGGTGcaataaagaagaatacaTCACCAAACCCTGTTCGTCCAGCGAGTGGAAATGGGAACATGCAAGCTACAAATATGAGCCCTCTGAAATCAGACATGGAAAATCACCAAGATACAAGAGTAAATAGTCGTATCAGTCCATTGAAAAACGTAGCCCCACCTATTCCAGTGCTGCGTAGTAACATGCCAGTAGAATTGCCTGTTGTTAGAAAATTATTCGTTTCAGAGAATTCCCAGGAAGATCACGAGGCAAACAATGTTCCGTATACCTCTATTGCCGGCAGTATACCATCGAATGCACATGAGGAGCCTAATGACGATAACCAACACGATGCTGTTGATGAGCAAGACTTCGCTATTGCTGGAAGACATGAGACCACAATAGGGTGGGGGAAGCGTAACAGCAGTGAAGCCTTTAATGATGCCAGCGACAGAGTTTCTGAAGCTGATAGGCAAATGGTACTTAGAAGGGAGAAAGCGAAGTATCTGAGAATTTCAGACTCTGGAGATGGAAATGAAGGTAGTCACGATAATGACGGTAATGAGGCAGCCCAAGGGCTGGGACCAACGCAGCCCTTCAAACCTAAAGGTCTCTTCGACTGA
- the RSA1 gene encoding Rsa1p (similar to Saccharomyces cerevisiae RSA1 (YPL193W); ancestral locus Anc_6.198), producing the protein MGSGERRSNFNGLPYQNSLPRPTSSGTLNNGEEQIFTKRQKLNDTKSYYPNNGHHTAMNYATPQSLDAQNYNAIYASYQGAPPYMNYGLSKMYQPPAHQPMQGNGSVMQNQSNRSSYAPSKWKSKPLNYGQDFNESQPVQNGSERYNGGQHLPVHERISYEDIYSSPPKPSKRAKPKVSRVQKVSHGSKDKKEFRVVNVSSKPTTSNEKPREGLHGDDKENEDEKENGDVNEDSNEDDDNGDDDDDDDDNDSDKNIAISGTAITLVTEEDIKKWREERRKMWLLKISNNKKMHMDKLGISEQEVNNTSVLKDTKKQKQFVQNIQNQVRRYNPKANLGLKIVQREMANDNTKILKFIEELGEAGILDHELTQAEKEVLFGGSNDKERAGHYSGNNINNNRNRPGNYEYNGHDRKFSGSRFNNNYKSDKK; encoded by the coding sequence ATGGGCTCAGGAGAGCGTAGGAGCAATTTTAATGGATTGCCATATCAGAATAGTTTACCTAGGCCGACTTCTTCAGGGACATTGAATAATGGCGaagaacaaatattcaCTAAGagacaaaaattgaatgacaCAAAGTCTTATTACCCAAATAATGGCCACCATACAGCTATGAATTATGCTACTCCTCAGTCTCTTGATGCACAAAACTATAATGCCATCTATGCTAGTTACCAGGGAGCCCCTCCCTATATGAATTATGGCCTATCGAAGATGTATCAACCTCCAGCACATCAACCAATGCAAGGAAATGGTAGTGTCATGCAAAATCAGTCAAACAGGTCCTCATATGCACCATCTAAATGGAAATCGAAGCCCTTAAACTATGGCCaagattttaatgaaaGTCAACCTGTTCAGAATGGTAGTGAAAGATATAATGGAGGGCAGCACCTACCAGTCCATGAGCGTATAAGTTatgaagatatttattCGTCACCTCCAAAACCCAGTAAGAGAGCAAAACCAAAAGTTTCCCGTGTGCAGAAGGTATCCCACGGCAGTAAAGATAAGAAAGAATTTAGAGTGGTGAATGTCAGCAGTAAGCCAACAACTTCTAATGAGAAACCACGGGAGGGATTACATGGCGATGATAAGGAGAATGAAGACGAGAAGGAGAATGGTGATGTTAATGAGGATAGTAACGAAGATGATGACAatggtgatgatgatgatgatgatgatgataatgatagtGATAAGAACATTGCTATTTCGGGGACAGCCATCACGCTTGTGACAGAAGAAGACATCAAGAAATGGAGAGaggaaagaagaaagatgtggttattgaaaatatcgaACAATAAAAAGATGCATATGGACAAATTAGGCATCAGTGAACAAGAAGTGAATAATACGAGTGTCCTAAAAGACACTAAGAAACAGAAACAGTTTgtacaaaatattcaaaatcaagtCAGAAGATATAATCCGAAGGCTAATTTGGGTCTTAAAATTGTCCAACGAGAGATGGCAAATGATAAtaccaaaatattgaagtttATCGAAGAATTGGGAGAAGCTGGGATTTTGGATCATGAACTAACGCAAGCTGAAAAGGAGGTGTTATTTGGTGGCTCGaatgataaagaaagagCTGGCCATTACTCCggaaataatattaataataatagaaaTCGTCCTGGTAACTATGAATATAATGGACATGACAGAAAGTTTTCTGGGAGTAGAtttaacaataattataaaagtgataaaaaataa
- the KAFR0K00410 gene encoding uncharacterized protein (similar to Saccharomyces cerevisiae PRM3 (YPL192C); ancestral locus Anc_6.197): protein MTAKRGKLNTEPEEDYSKERLDIGNLNQDTLSTIQKEEEKASILLKSKPEEASMDKDDSSEKKETDKEEKQTLIMNPNLEENGNIKVAKDSYEVNLIKAEETIIRNELSSKKHISSRADKIKSNSTKARRVGRDKIVPKNITSRRLKELKQKTAKKTQAGRSFPQTVVWSFLGATLSSVAKRVINRSLQG from the coding sequence ATGACTGCTAAAAGAGGGAAACTCAATACAGAGCCAGAAGAAGATTACAGTAAAGAAAGATTGGACATTGGGAACCTCAATCAAGACACCTTGAGTACAATCCAGAAGGAAGAGGAAAAGGCCAgtattttgttgaagaGTAAACCAGAAGAAGCCAGCATGGATAAGGATGATAGTTctgagaaaaaagaaacagaCAAGGAAGAAAAACAGACCTTGATAATGAATCCcaatttagaagaaaatgggAATATAAAAGTGGCAAAAGACTCTTATGAAGTAAATCTGATAAAGGCAGAAGAGACGATAATCAGGAATGAATTATCATCTAAAAAACACATCAGCAGCAGGGCCGATAAAATTAAATCCAACAGTACCAAGGCCAGAAGAGTTGGAAGGGACAAAATAGTACCAAAGAATATCACTTCAAGAAGATTGAAGGAACTGAAACAGAAAACGGCAAAAAAGACTCAGGCTGGACGATCGTTTCCACAAACTGTAGTATGGTCCTTTTTGGGTGCTACATTGAGCTCTGTTGCGAAAAGGGTAATCAATAGGTCTTTACAGGGCTGA
- the MIY2 gene encoding ubiquitinyl hydrolase 1 (similar to Saccharomyces cerevisiae YGL082W and YPL191C; ancestral locus Anc_6.195): MPLTFETKRILFDGNPYTIVLQNENGPCALLALVNVILLSNEYIGLKEPLTELVKRKSKIDLEDLLQILANIGLATSKNEKNDKDIDKLLQLLPSLHTGLNINPKFDGTFEDNQEMLLFRLYNADVIHGWVMDPEGAQGNEKLSHFSYEQAQEILTSSFDMGDGKQNPGKDTQTPDDVSLLTTFIDGSPTQLTEYGIKTIQNILKDNSFAVLFRNNHFATILKYKGILYVLVTDQGFKDCKEIVWQAMNSVDGSKDMFCTSTFEQTPLLTEDSYKRTQNKNEPVEEQYTTDEALAQHLQEEEDRKMAEELDKRQQPKKEKRNKQSNKVKPINATKSKTEGKGNMQSRKSQLDDSMHKSKKRQMILVLYLEIFFKILI, from the coding sequence ATGCCATTAACTTTCGAAACCAAGCGTATATTGTTTGATGGAAATCCCTATACAATAGTTCTACAAAACGAAAACGGTCCATGTGCCTTATTGGCCCTGGTCAATGTCATACTGCTGTCCAACGAATATATTGGTCTGAAGGAACCATTAACTGAACTggtaaaaagaaaaagtaaGATAGATTTAGAAGATCTGCTGCAAATTTTGGCCAATATAGGCTTAgcaacttcaaaaaatgagaaaaatgataaagacATAGACAAGTTATTACAACTACTACCAAGTTTGCATACTGGGCTGAACATaaatccaaaatttgatgggacttttgaagataacCAAGAAATGCTTCTATTCAGACTTTATAACGCTGATGTTATTCATGGCTGGGTCATGGATCCAGAGGGGGCTCAAGGTAATGAGAAGCTATCGCACTTTTCTTATGAACAAGCTCAAGAAATACTaacatcttcttttgatatGGGAGATGGCAAACAAAATCCAGGAAAGGACACTCAGACACCAGATGATGTTAGCCTGCTAACAACGTTTATCGATGGCTCACCGACGCAATTAACAGAATATGGTATTAAAACTATACAAAATATTCTAAAAGATAATTCATTCGCTGTCCTATTCAGAAATAATCATTTTGctacaattttgaagtaCAAGGGCATTTTATATGTACTGGTCACAGACCAGGGTTTCAAAGATTGCAAAGAAATTGTTTGGCAAGCCATGAACTCTGTTGATGGATCTAAAGACATGTTTTGTACTTCAACTTTTGAGCAAACCCCACTACTCACGGAAGACAGTTACAAGAGGACCCAAAATAAGAATGAGCCCGTCGAAGAGCAATATACGACAGACGAGGCATTGGCTCAGCACTTacaggaagaagaagatagaaAAATGGCTGAAGAACTTGACAAAAGACAACAgccaaagaaagaaaagcGCAATAAGCAAAGCAATAAGGTAAAACCAATAAATGCAACAAAGTCGAAAACCGAGGGCAAAGGTAACATGCAATCTAGAAAATCCCAACTAGATGATTCAATgcataaatcaaaaaaaagacaaatGATTCTTGTACtatatcttgaaatattttttaaaattctGATTTAA
- the NAB3 gene encoding Nab3p (similar to Saccharomyces cerevisiae NAB3 (YPL190C); ancestral locus Anc_6.193) — protein MSSEQQENVDVRSDSDLNNDLSSGNFSHSEGSDHEAADLYNDDPSSSDKENMQEEQESKGPVNTGHEGNTWGETGGESYDKEEFHHIQGDENKAENNEDAEEEEEEEEKEEKENSNDDDEDSDEDSDEDSDEDGDEEEDEDDHDEEEEKEENDTETKVVDRAQSNTESSKSSNESLYSEETEQTSGEPAIKNENVDNELLNKQADYILQSTLLNNPEFHSLSDKEKIQAIVALLNSNPDTVMPGAIRERKISVPVQTPQEPPKQSKFPRPDMTAPMSEQEREFYSIYLRGENKITEMHDIPPKSRLFIGNLPLKNVSKEDLFRIFRPYGHILQINIKNAYGFIQYNNPQSVRDAIEHESEHMNFGKKLILEVSSSNARPQFDHGDHGTNGSSTFISTSKRPFHTDDEDMEGPDLYTETYKKSKRRVPSCVIYVKRTADRSYANQVFNQMKNKTGLEIDMIFLKPRMELRKLVNDAAYDGVWGVILVNKTHNVDVQTFYQGPQGETKFDEYISVSSDDAIAIFSNLKMSKTSGNNENMMRMQSPTYGGYPPQQQSYYGNSYGMPPQQPPYQPQQGYGMNQGYNVGQQGYGAPPPPQMNQGYGRYQQATVPPAPMPQQQPVNQGYSRYQGMAAPVQQQQQPQLSTLLGGNPGQMDQQQLLSAIQNLPPNMVSNLLAVAQQQQQQTMQPQSQAQPNSQQLLGLIQSMQGQNQQQGNYPQPNQDSMNSNYGSQKPINSPNHNQQSPQDASASNNVQSLLDSLAKLQK, from the coding sequence ATGAGTAGCGAACAGCAGGAAAACGTGGATGTTAGATCAGATAGTGATTTAAACAACGATTTGTCATCAGGCAACTTCTCCCATAGTGAAGGCAGCGATCACGAAGCAGCTGATTTATACAACGATGATCCTTCTTCAAgtgataaagaaaacatGCAAGAAGAACAGGAGTCGAAGGGACCTGTGAATACTGGACATGAAGGTAATACCTGGGGCGAAACAGGTGGTGAAAGCTACGACAAGGAAGAGTTTCACCACATACAAGGAGATGAGAACAAGGCTGAAAATAACGAGGatgctgaagaagaagaagaagaagaagaaaaagaagaaaaggaaaacaGCAATGACGACGATGAGGATAGTGATGAGGATAGTGATGAGGATAGCGATGAAGATGgtgatgaggaagaagacgaagatgatcacgatgaagaagaagaaaaagaagaaaacgaTACTGAAACAAAAGTGGTAGACAGAGCTCAATCAAATACGGAATCCTCAAAATCAAGCAACGAAAGTTTGTATTCAGAAGAAACTGAACAAACCTCGGGTGAGCCCGCAATAAAGAATGAAAACGTGGATAATGAATTACTGAATAAGCAAGCTGACTATATTCTTCAAAGTACCCTATTAAACAATCCAGAATTCCATTCATTAtctgataaagaaaaaattcaagctATCGTTGCATTGTTAAATTCCAACCCAGACACTGTAATGCCAGGAGCTATCAGAGAACGTAAAATTTCTGTTCCAGTCCAAACCCCTCAAGAACCCCCCAAACAAAGTAAGTTTCCTAGACCGGATATGACTGCTCCTATGTCTGAACAAGAGCGtgaattttattcaatctATTTACGTGgtgaaaacaaaattacGGAGATGCACGACATTCCACCCAAATCAAGACTCTTCATTGGTAACcttcctttgaaaaatgtttctaaagaagatctttttagaatttttagACCTTACGGCCATATTCTTCAGATTAATATTAAGAATGCATACGgtttcattcaatataatAACCCTCAAAGTGTTCGTGATGCTATTGAACATGAATCCGAGCATATGAATTTCGGtaagaaattaattttgGAAGTTTCAAGCTCCAATGCCCGTCCACAATTTGACCATGGTGACCACGGTACAAATGGTAGTTCAACATTCATTTCAACGTCTAAACGTCCTTTCCATACCGATGATGAGGATATGGAAGGCCCTGATCTTTACACCGAAACTTacaaaaaatcaaagagaaGAGTACCTTCTTGTGTTATCTACGTTAAGAGAACTGCTGACAGGAGCTATGCTAATCAAGTGTTcaatcaaatgaagaataaGACTGGCCTTGAAATCGACATGATCTTCTTGAAGCCACGTATGgaattaagaaaattagTCAATGATGCCGCATACGATGGTGTTTGGGGTGTCATTCTTGTTAATAAAACGCACAATGTGGATGTTCAAACATTTTATCAGGGGCCACAAGGTGagacaaaatttgatgaatatatCAGCGTTTCCTCTGACGATGCTATAGCTATATTTAGTAACTTAAAGATGTCAAAGACAAGCGGAAACAACGAAAATATGATGAGGATGCAATCCCCCACTTATGGCGGATATCCTCCACAGCAACAATCATACTACGGTAACTCTTATGGTATGCCACCTCAGCAACCACCTTATCAACCACAACAAGGTTATGGGATGAATCAAGGTTACAATGTTGGGCAACAGGGATATGGTGCCCCACCACCTCCACAAATGAATCAAGGTTACGGTCGCTATCAACAGGCTACTGTCCCTCCAGCTCCAATGCCACAGCAACAACCAGTGAATCAAGGTTATAGTAGGTACCAAGGCATGGCCGCACCTGTccagcaacagcaacaaccACAGTTATCAACTTTATTAGGCGGCAATCCTGGGCAAATGGACCAACAACAGTTGCTATCGGCAATTCAAAACCTTCCTCCAAATATGGTTTCAAATCTCTTAGCGGTTGcgcaacaacaacagcaacaaacAATGCAGCCTCAATCTCAGGCACAACCCAACTCTCAACAGTTACTTGGCTTAATACAGTCCATGCAAGGACAGAACCAGCAACAAGGTAATTATCCCCAACCTAATCAGGATTCTATGAACAGTAATTACGGTTCGCAGAAACCAATTAATTCTCCCAACCATAACCAGCAATCTCCCCAAGATGCTTCCGCTAGTAACAACGTTCAAAGTCTTTTAGACAGCTTGGCGAAACTACAAAAATAA
- the BOL1 gene encoding Bol1p (similar to Saccharomyces cerevisiae YAL044W-A; ancestral locus Anc_7.24) has translation MGVVGGSSFSRLATISRSFVLNKMSQQLNQRIDGPAFTAVKNKLVSNLIGLQSLEIYNDSYKHVGHSGVAASPNKNESHLRLEIVSDSFEGLTLPSRHRMIYKLINDEITKYGIHSIQLKTKTASEQSR, from the coding sequence ATGGGAGTAGTAGGTGGTTCGAGTTTTTCTAGGTTAGCCACGATTTCCAGATCTTTCGTATTGAACAAAATGTCGCAACAACtaaatcaaagaattgatGGGCCTGCCTTCACTGCCGTCAAAAACAAGCTGGTTTCTAACTTAATTGGCTTGCAAAGTTTGGAAATATATAACGATTCATATAAGCATGTGGGTCATAGTGGTGTTGCTGCTTCTCCAAACAAGAACGAGTCGCATTTAAGGCTCGAGATAGTCAGTGATAGTTTTGAAGGTCTTACTCTACCCAGTAGACACCGTATGATTTACAAACTAattaatgatgaaattacaAAGTACGGTATTCATTCGATTCAATTAAAGACTAAGACTGCATCAGAGCAGTCCAGATAG
- the GCV3 gene encoding glycine decarboxylase subunit H (similar to Saccharomyces cerevisiae GCV3 (YAL044C); ancestral locus Anc_7.25) — translation MRILTKPTSLRSITPLRLSLRRQSTSVNTLNKNELPFTHTSTGPKEVKYTADHEWISLHPDGTAFLGITKYASDALGDATYIELPEVDREIDANESIGSVESVKSASEVYMPLKSTVTGINEELENTPQLINTDPQGKGWMVKFQVEESENNGKIMNELYTLEQYENFLKTAEE, via the coding sequence ATGAGAATTCTCACAAAACCGACCTCATTAAGATCAATCACCCCACTGCGTTTATCTTTGAGACGTCAATCTACTAGTGTTAATACtctaaataaaaatgaattgcCCTTCACCCATACTTCAACGGGACCAAAAGAAGTCAAATACACAGCTGATCATGAATGGATATCGTTACATCCAGATGGTACGGCCTTCCTCGGAATCACAAAATATGCTTCTGATGCGTTAGGTGATGCTACTTACATCGAACTACCGGAGGTTGATAGAGAAATTGATGCTAATGAGTCAATTGGGTCTGTAGAGTCTGTCAAGTCTGCTTCAGAGGTCTACATGCCTTTAAAAAGTACTGTCACTGGAATCAAcgaagaattagaaaatactCCACAACTAATCAATACGGATCCACAAGGTAAAGGTTGGATGGTTAAGTTTCAAGTTGAAGaatctgaaaataatgGGAAAATTATGAATGAATTATACACTTTAGAACAGTACGagaatttcttgaaaactgctgaagaataa
- the PTA1 gene encoding RNA-processing protein PTA1 (similar to Saccharomyces cerevisiae PTA1 (YAL043C); ancestral locus Anc_7.28) has product MSENSTNELDQLVKAKNLAMDNNPREMLPKVLETASTMTVIAINSNSSDIKAIRLARFFASTFVDIMNSKEISKTEKPFIASQYLETLWLTCSRIVDPIAYKYTILSLTISYPLLLDLVAKTSNDKLWTLLTRFKDKIIKNWRLNQSNKLKPEISDDLNDDSKNIGCKLATVKFLSQIVITQTVINDNSPNNSYPISITSVPNNHPVISNKPKLETEAKNCLDLLLNYLIEEPMMISSAFIGVLNCLSFIMKARSQTTIRILSALLRFNVDGKYQLDDKSAVNYKLSKRFVERCYKNFVNFGIKNQLIKNGSQSNSMNQMYSKLSKIAQTLHVIGEETKSKGILNFTASETENKINKNEKEKIISYRLKQQRKLDGTNSSSTSTSSATGTPSFTAITEDIDKKTITVQQTSQPASDISLEHLTSLQKYAFSKNSATGFTNSSPIATGDSYSAIYSLMNMQNSNQNLSNLSQDNLVKLSTEAIMRCDTTKLISALSIVASRYTDLMTNKRKREDDETEIKEEHENKKVKTESDSEDENEVQEDIDVTKPMFEPKPMDQETKINLTKRIINKIIEVKDSNIEPSLTVPTDGMNNTLNMIKLVDWKNSESWYHILIRLATRGTAANNEISNIIREQLLSFVLDDFDNKAAIMVEWMNEEWYSFKLKITNEDSYKTWSIRLLNELIPFLENKHRRIFIRLMSELPSLSSDHVSIMKPILMDPSRSSLGFQALKFLIMFRAPVKPMIKDLLDTVMQEDSSLEEQCKSLLDKYYK; this is encoded by the coding sequence ATGAGTGAAAATTCTACAAATGAACTTGACCAGCTGGTTAAGGCTAAAAATCTGGCAATGGACAATAATCCAAGGGAGATGCTGCCAAAAGTATTGGAAACCGCTAGTACTATGACTGTAATCGCAATAAATAGTAACAGTAGCGATATCAAGGCCATAAGATTGGCCCGTTTTTTCGCTTCAACGTTTGTTGATATAATGAATAGCAAAGAAATCTCTAAAACTGAAAAACCATTCATTGCCTCTCAGTATCTAGAGACTCTTTGGCTGACATGTTCTAGGATCGTCGATCCAATAGCTTACAAGTATACTATACTATCCTTAACGATTTCTTATCCTTTATTACTAGATCTTGTTGCAAAGACATCAAATGACAAATTGTGGACTCTTTTAACCAGattcaaagataaaataataaaaaattggagATTGAATCaatctaataaattaaaaCCAGAAATTTCAGACGATCTTAACgatgattcaaaaaatataggTTGTAAATTAGCTACTgtgaaatttctttcacAAATTGTCATCACTCAAACTGTCATCAATGATAATAGTCCCAACAATTCTTACCCCATCAGTATTACATCAGTACCAAATAATCATCCAGTCATCTCAAATAAACCTAAATTAGAAACTGAGGCTAAGAATTGCCTGGATCTCCTATTAAATTATCTAATTGAGGAACCAATGATGATCAGTTCTGCCTTTATTGGCGTTTTAAATTGTCTTTCCTTCATAATGAAAGCGAGATCACAAACTACAATCCGTATACTCTCTGCCCTATTGAGATTCAATGTCGACGGCAAATATCAATTGGATGATAAATCTGCTGTTAACTATAAACTATCCAAGAGATTTGTAGAACGTTgttataaaaattttgttaattttGGTATAAAGAAccaattgataaaaaatggTTCACAAAGCAACTCGATGAATCAGAtgtattcaaaattatctaaAATTGCACAGACTCTGCACGTAATTGGTGAAGAAACTAAATCAAAAGGTATCTTGAATTTTACTGCCTcagaaactgaaaataaaattaataagaatgaaaaggaaaaaattatctccTATAGACTGAAACAGCAGAGGAAACTCGATGGTACTAATTCATCCAGTACTTCTACTTCCTCTGCAACAGGCACTCCTTCTTTCACGGCAATTACGGAGGATATAGATAAGAAAACAATCACAGTTCAGCAAACTTCACAACCTGCTTCTGACATATCTTTGGAGCATTTAACAAGTCTACAAAAATATGcattttcgaaaaattcAGCAACTGGCTTTACAAACTCTTCACCAATTGCTACAGGTGATTCATACAGTGCAATTTATTCACTTATGAATATGCAAAATTCAAAccaaaatttatcaaatctgTCACAGGATAACCTTGTCAAATTATCAACAGAGGCAATAATGAGATGTGATACTACAAAACTCATTTCTGCTTTATCGATCGTTGCATCTAGATACACTGATTTAATGACAAATAAAAGGAAGCGTGAAGATGACGAAActgaaatcaaagaagaacatgaaaataagaaagtCAAGACAGAATCCGATTCTgaggatgaaaatgaagtaCAAGAGGATATTGATGTTACGAAACCAATGTTTGAGCCCAAACCAATGGATCAAGAAACTAAAATTAATCTAACCAAAAGAATCATAAACAAGATCATTGAGGTTAAAGACAGTAATATAGAACCAAGTTTAACAGTACCCACCGACGGCATGAATAATACTTTGAATATGATTAAACTAGTTGACTGGAAAAACAGCGAATCATGGTACCATATTTTGATTAGATTAGCTACCAGAGGGACTGCTGCAAATAACGAGATAAGTAACATAATAAGAGAACAACTTCTGTCCTTTGTGTTGGATGATTTCGACAATAAGGCAGCAATAATGGTTGAGTGGATGAATGAAGAATGgtattcattcaaattaaaGATTACTAACGAGGATAGTTACAAAACCTGGTCAATTAGATTGTTGAACGAACTAATACCATTTTTAGAAAACAAGCATCGTAGAATTTTTATTCGTTTAATGAGTGAATTACCAAGTCTAAGCAGTGATCACGTCAGCATCATGAAGCCAATCCTGATGGATCCAAGTAGAAGTTCGCTAGGGTTTCAAGCgctgaaatttttaatcaTGTTTAGAGCACCAGTTAAACCAATGATTAAGGACTTACTTGATACCGTCATGCAAGAAGATAGTAGCTTAGAAGAGCAATGCAAATCGCTACTCGATAAATATTATAAGTAA